The following are from one region of the Geotrypetes seraphini chromosome 12, aGeoSer1.1, whole genome shotgun sequence genome:
- the MRPS14 gene encoding 28S ribosomal protein S14, mitochondrial, whose protein sequence is MHARNACIFGLPLRPNWPKTSIPTGSHICKQGKEAVSPDPGKSTTNSLSLHSSLTKAHPPGYLSHLCDALLGFPIPSAAVLETDLARLTETESNGSFYSELYVAESKLFLWTGAKNPVQIRSYYVDWKMLRDVKRRQMAFEYADERLRINALRKNTILPKELQDVADKEIAAMPRDSCPVRIRNRCVLTSRPRGVRKRWRLSRIVFRHLTDHNQMSGIQRAIW, encoded by the exons ATGCATGCCCGGAATGCATGTATCTTTGGATTGCCACTCAGGCCAAACTGGCCGAAGACCTCAATCCCCACCGGATCTCACATATGCAAGCAGGGGAAGGAAGCAGTCAGCCCCGATCCAGGAAAAAGCACCACAAATTcactcagcctgcactcaagtcTAACCAAGG cccacccaccaggctacttaagtcacctctgtgatgctctactaggctttcccataccaagtgctgctgttctagagacag ATCTAGCAAGACTGACAGAGACGGAAAGTAATGGCAGCTTCTACTCTGAGCTGTATGTTGCAGAGAGCAAG CTGTTTCTCTGGACAGGAGCTAAAAACCCAGTCCAGATAAGAAGTTACTATGTGGACTGGAAGATGCTGCGTGATGTCAAGAGACGGCAGATGGCCTTCGAGTATGCAGATGAGCGACTGAGAATCAATGCCTTGCGAAAAAATACAATTCTTCCCAAAGAACTGCAG GACGTGGCTGATAAAGAGATTGCAGCCATGCCAAGAGACAGTTGTCCCGTGAGGATCCGAAATAGATGTGTCCTCACATCCCGACCACGAGGTGTGAGAAAACGCTGGAGGCTTAGCCGTATTGTGTTCCGTCACCTTACGGATCATAACCAGATGTCTGGGATACAGAGAGCGATATGGTAG